CGCAACGCACTTGCGGCGGCGTCGAAAGCAGGCCGGTTAAAATCCGCGAGTCCCGTCATGGGACCGGACAGGTATATGTTCTTCACGATGCATCCTCCGTCTCAACTGTATGTATGCCTCTCATATTACGAACGTATGTTCGTAATGTCAAGACTCACGCACAGCGGCAGTTTGGCCATCCTTTCCGTGGACTTTGGATTGCATAACGTACCAGATCATACAGCAGAAACCGATGGCGCTCGTGATGGCGGCAGTGACATAGATGGCCTCTGGACCGAAATGCTGCAACGCATCTCCGGCGAGGAGGCTGCCAACGATGGATGCGATACCAGTTGTGACGGCACTGTAGACAGTCTGGGCAGTGACGTGGTTTGTGTGGTCGCTGACGCGACGCGCTATAGCGATCCCGGCCGCAAACGCCAAACCAAACGACATTCCGTTAAACAACTGCACGATGACTATCACCCATGTTGCTGGCCCGAAGCCCAAAACGCACCAGCGGATGGTGTACACGCCGGCCGCAAAGAGAAATACCTTTTCCGGCCCGAAACGCGTAATCAGGCGGCCGGAGATAAAGAAAAAGGGCAGCTCGCTGAGGGCCGAGATCGCGTACACGGTTCCCAGCAAAGTGAGGGGGCGGTGGAGATTTACATAGTACAGCGTAAAAAAGTTATTGTTGATCCACTGGCTGATCATGACAAAGAGCGTAAACAGAAGGATGAGCACAAAGCTGCGATTCCGAAACAGTTTATCGAGTCCTGCATAACGATTTCCAACTGGTCCGTTCCCGTCAATTAGCCTCTGCTGCCTCGGAAGCAGCATGAGCCCCGGCACCACTGCAACGAAACTGGTCAGCAGGTACAATAGGGGAAACCGGGAAATGCCATACTTGTGAATAATGTACGAATCGATCACAATGAAAACCGCATACCCAAGCGACCCAAAGAGACGAACTTTCCCGTATCCTTCGATCCCGGCCGCCTGAACGGTGATACTGTCGTTGAGCGGAATGAGCACGGGTTGGAAGAAGGCGATGACGATGGCCGCGAGCAAGCACCACACGAGCTGATGCGCGGTTCCTATCGAGAACATCGTTGCGGATATGACAGCGAGCCCAACGATGATGGTCCCTTTATGTGCGCGGTACCGATCATTCATCATACCCCACACAGGTTGCAGGAGGATTCCCACAAACGGCATGACGGCCATGACGAGGCCCACCTGTGAACTGCTCAGTCCCCGGGAAGACAGGAAGAGACTAAAATACGGGGCGAATACGGCCACAGTAAAAAAGAAAAGAAAATAGTAAGCAGAAAATCTCGCATAATTCAAAGAGGTCATTTGACAGTCATTCCTCACGTTCTGTCGATTGGCACAAGCACTCTTGTTTTACACCTTTTGGGGGCCGCGGTCTACAGGCAGGGCAGGGTTGCCCTTCGAACGCTCCACTCAAGCCCACCAAAAACATCCACTTGCATCTCGCGAGATACCCGTTATAATAGCAAGGGTTTGTCACTCGAACGTTCTTTCGTAAATATCGGCTAACGTTCGTGACCTAGTCCCAATTTCCAACAGTCACTAGTCAGAGTTCAACAAATTTCCATTCAGGAAGGGCACGCTCCGACTGACGTGCTTGATGGGGGATTGAACATGAGTCAAACATACGACGTGATCATTGTTGGTGCAGGTCCCGCAGGTTTATATGCTGCGTATGAATTTACCAAGAAGGCACCGACAGCGAAGGTCTTGCTGGTTGATAAAGGTGTCGATGCGAAACATCGCCATTGTCCTATTATGGAAGGCAAAATTGACAAGTGTCCACCTGCAAACAAGATCAAAACGTACGCGAGTTGCTGGCCTGCGTGCGGCGTGATCAATGGGGCAGGCGGCGCTGGGAGTTTTAGCGACGGGAAGTTTAACATTACGTCCGAGTTCGGCGGCTTTTTGACTGAATATCTTCCGCCATCGGAAGTCATCCAGTTGATTCATGACGTAGATGCCATCAACCTCAGTCATGGTGCACCGGACACCATTACCGATCCGACAACGAACGCCGTAGCCGACATTGAACGGCGCGCCATTGGTGCTGGGCTGAAGTTGCTCCGGGCACAAGTTCGCCACATTGGTACGGATATGAATTTGAAACTGATGAACAGCATTTTTGCTTACTTAGAAGAGCATATTGAGCTCCGGTTCCGGACATTTGTTGAGGATTTGATTATTGAAGAGGACCGCATTCGCGGCATTCGCGTGCGCGGCGATGAAGAATTGTACGCGAAGTATGTGATTGTGGCGCCGGGCCGTGACGGATCGACATGGCTCTCCGATCTATTCCGCAAGCACAACCTGCGCATGACGAACAACCAAGTCGACATCGGTGTGCGCGTGGAGACATCAAACGTTGTCATGCAGGAAATCAATGAACATTTATATGAGGGGAAATTTATTTTCCACTCGCCATCCACTGGGTTAAAAGTTCGCACGTTTTGCAGCAACCCGTCAGGGCATGTCGTTGTGGAGAACCACACGGGTGTCATGGCTGCGAACGGCCACGCGTACAAGGACCCGGCGCTGGGGACGAACAACACGAACTTTGCGCTCTTGGTCAGTCACAAGTTTACGGAACCATTTGACAGGCCGAATGAGTTCGCCAAGAGTATTTGTCGGCAGGCCAACGAGTTGTCTAACGGATCGATTATTGTTCAAAAATACGGAGACATCCTCAAAGGACGCCGCAGTACCGCAGGCCGAATCCAGGAAGGTTTCATTGAGCCAACGCTGAAGGAAGCCGTGCCGGGCGACTTGGGGCTCGTGTTGCCGTACAAGACGATGGTGGCGCTGCAGGAGATGATCGAGGCGTTGAACCAGGTAACGCCCGGAATCGCCAGCGATCACACCCTATTCTACGGCGTCGAAGCCAAGTTTTACGCTTCCCGCGCCGACGTCGGGACGGACTTGCAGACAAAGGTGAGCGGCCTGTATTGCGCCGGCGACGGTCCCGGCATCTCACGCGGCATTTCCCAAGCGGCAAGCAGCGGTGTGTACGCAGCGCGGAATATTATTGCGCAGATGTAATCGTAGCGAATGTGGGGGCTGGCCCGCATGCCATCGTAGGATGGGTGCAGGGGCGGCCCTTTTTTGTCGGGATGGCGGCGCTGGAGGCACGGTGTTGGTCGGGGAGTAGGCCTGGGATTCGGGAGGGCACTAGGTCCGGTAGTCACGAAGCTGGGGACGGCCGGGGCGCAGGCCGTAGGCGGTGTCTGGGGTTACTCCTGGCCCTGCCGCTTGCAGGCGTGAGAGGCTGTATCCAGTTGTAGCTAGTGGCGCTCAGGATAGGTGACTGTTGGTCCCTTTTTCGGCAAACTTGAGTGACCTGAGCTTCACGAAGGGAATCAGGTACCTTTATCTGGTCAATTCCGAGCACACGCCGGTACCGTCAGTGCCAACAACGGACTCCCAGTGCCTTGTTTCCTCATAGACACATGAAAAGTTGTGAACTGGGGAATAAAACTCCGCTACAGTCCGCCGCCACTGCCACTCCCCAGCCGCCGCCCCCACGCGTGCAAGCGGCCCCCACACCGCCCCCACGCCCCGCCTAAGTCTCCGACAAGGGGCTTTGCAGAATGGTGTTCCACACTGGCATGCGAGCGGCGCCCACGACAATCGTGTCCTCATCAGCGAAGGCAACGGGCACCTGTTTGTTAAACGACATCGCTCGGTGTTTTAGGACGGCAGCGATCTGCGACTCAAACAAGTGGGCACCTTGGGCCATGGTTCCACCGACGACAACGAGGTCCGGGTTCAAGGCGTTCACAATATTGGCGATCCCGATGCCGAGATATTGGCCAACCGTCTCAAAGGCCCGCCGGTAGGTTGCGCGCTGTGTCGCCTCTTCGACGGCCAACGCCACGAGGTTTGGCGACAGTTCGAGGGACTCCGGGACTTCTTCTCCCTCCGAGAGGTAGCGGAGCAGCGCCTGCTCGGATGCATACTGTTCCCAGCACCCGTAGTTTCCGCAGGCGCACGGCACGCCGATAGCGGATATGGTCGTGTGGCCGTATTCACCCGCGATCCCGTTCGCGCCCCGGTACAGACGTCCTCCGACAATGATGCCCGTCCCGATCCCGATGCCGACATTGACAAATACCAGATTGTCGACATGGCGATTGCGGTATTCGGACCACGCGCCGCAGTTCCCGTCATTGTCGATGAATATTGGAAATGAAAACACATTCGACAGCGCCCCCACAACGTCCCAATTGTGAATCTCTATATTCGGAAGGTAGAATGCGCACCCGGCCTTAAAGTTGACGATGCCTGGGAGTGCGATACCAGCCCCGATGATGCCGTGAGTGGATGGGGGGGCTTGGGCAGCGGCGCGATCGATCTCGTCGAGCAGAAGTTCCTCTAAAACCGCTTGCGTCAGGTGATCCGGCGCCGCGTCCATGGGACGGATACGTTTGTAAACAATGTTTCCCATTATATCGGTCAGCACGGTTTTCATGTGCGTGATTTGCACATCCACACCGATGCAGTAGCCTGCTTTCGCGTTAAATTGGAGCATCACTGGCTTGCGGCCGCCGTTTGAAGTCCCGTAGCCAGTTTCCACGACGAACTGTTCCGAGATGAGTTCGTCGACCAAAGAGGAAACGGTTGCTTTGTTTAAGCCCGTCATGGTAGAGATATCGATCCGCGAGATCGGAGCGCGGGTATAAATGTATTCGGTTACATACCGTTTGTTAATTTGCCGCATTGTCGCCGCATCTACTGTTTTTGCCAACGAATCCACCTCAAAATTTTGAAAGGAGATATTGCGAATTTGTTGTATATAGTTTAACATGCAAACCAAGCCGTGAAAGCGCATTCGGAAAATTTGTTTTCAAGTCCTTTCTGGCCTGAAATATTGCCGAGTTAGTTTTGGAGAACAACAAAAACTCTCTCAAAACACCTATGATCACCCAGATAAGGACAATATGTGCGCCAAAACACGAAAGCGTTTGCACAAGGGGGATTCCAAATGAAAATTAAGAAAATGCTTACAGCAGGTGCAGCAGTGGCCATCGCGATGACGTTGGCAACCGCGTGCGGAAGTGCTTCGACGTCCTCGGCGTCCAATGACTCAGGTTCCAATTCTTCGGGCGGTTCTTCATCCAGTGGTGGAAGCGGTACCATTGCACTCCTGTTACCAGACACCACATCATCTGCTCGCTACGAATCGCAAGATAAACCTGACTTTACAGCTGAAGTAAAGAAGCTTGATTCGTCCGCTCAAGTTGACTACCAAAATGCGCAAGGTGACGCCACAACGCAGCAGCAACAGGCGGAGGCTGCTATTACCAACGGCGCGAAAGTCCTCGTTGTCGATCCGGTCGACTCCGCGGCAGCAGCAACGATTGTGACAGAGGCTGACAAAGCTGGCGTCAAGGTCATCTCCTACGATCGGATGATTTCCAAGGCACCTGTTGACTATTATGTCTCCTTTAACAATGAAGATGTAGGGAAACTGCAAGGTCAATACATTGCTGACCATACGCCAAAGGGCGGAACGGTTGTCATGATCGACGGGGCACAAACAGACAACAACGCGCTGCAGTTCGCGAAAGGTGCACACGAGGTCTTGGACCCGCTGTTTAAGAATGGCACCCTGAAGCTGGGGTATGAAACATACACACCGAACTGGGATCCACAAAACGGCTTGCGCGAAATGGAACAGGCATTGACGAAATTGAACAACAAAGTTGACGCTGTACTCTCCGCGAACGACGGACTTGCAGGTTCCATCATTCAAGCACTCAGCGCTCAGCATCTTGCTGGAAAAGTTCCGGTTACCGGCCAGGATGCAACGGATGCCGGTCTGCACGACATTATGCAAGGCACGCAATCGATGACGGTATATAAGGCTGTTCCGAAAGAAGCACAGGTCGCCGCACAACTTGCTGTCGACATTTTGAAGGGCCAGACGCCAAGCTCTGACGTGGTGAACGGCACGCAGGATAACGGTTCAGGTAACCCGATTCCGTCTGTGCTCTTGCAACCGGTTGTCGTCACAAAAGACAACATCCAAGACACGGTTATCAAGGATGGATTTACGACCATGGATAAAATCAACAATCCAAAGTAAGGTCTTGGTCGGATAAGTCGATAGAGAGGGAGGGGACGTCCGGGATTGTAAGCCCCGTCCCCTCTGAAAGAATGAGGGCGAATCCTCGTGATTCGCTCATCTATGTTTCAGGAGGTGCTTAGTTTGAGCAGCGCACAAAGCTCACCACTTCTCAGCGTGCAGAACATTCGCAAGCGTTTTGGCGCAGTCCAAGCTCTGCAAGGCGTGTCATTAGACGTTCACCCAGGCGAAGTGGTTGCTCTTGTCGGCGACAACGGAGCAGGTAAATCTACAACTATTAAAATGATCGCCGGTGTTGAGCAACCGGATGAAGGGCAAATTTACTTCGAAAATGAACCTGTATCGCTTTCCAGTCCGGCAGTGGCAGAACGGTATGGAATCCAAACGGTCTATCAGGATTTGGCCCTCTGTGACAACCTCGATATTGTCTCGAATCTGTTTCTCGGGCGCGAGTTGCGCCGCACGCTCATCCCGAGGCTCCCGAAGATGCTTAAGAAGGCTGACATGGAAGAGCGGGCTCTGCCAGTCCTACGCGATTTGGCCATCAACTTACCGGCATTGACCACGCCCGTAGCAGGGTTGTCGGGCGGGCAACGTCAGATGGTGGCGGTTGCGCGTGCGGTTCTGTGGGGATCGAAACTGGTGATGCTCGACGAGCCGACCGCTGCACTTGGTGTCGCACAGACGAAAGCTGTATTGGAACTCATTGAGCGTTTGGCAAGCCGCGGCGTTGGCGTGCTGGTTATTTCGCACAATATGGCGGATGTGCTGCAGGTGGCGGATCGAATTGTTGTACTCCGACTCGGTCGCACGGTTGCAAACTTCGTCAAATCCCAAACCAACCGCGAGGAACTTGTGGCAGCCATCACCGGTGCTACTGAGGAGGTGTCGACTGCGCAATGAGTACGAACATACAGCAACAAAATGGAAGTTCGGCAGGCCCTTTCAGTGGATTTCGGGCTCGCATCGCAAGCGGTGATTTAGGCCTTATCCCAGTTATTATTGCGCTTATCGTAATTTGGATCATGTTTCAATCTGTCAATGGAAACTTCCTATCTGGGCGTAACTTATCAAACTTGATCCTACAAATCGCCGAAATTGGTATGCTCGGCATTGGTGAAACGTTTGTTTTGTTACTTGGCGAAATTGACTTGTCCATCGGCGCCGTCAGTGGTGTCGCTGCTGCCGTGCTCGTCTTGCTCTCT
This is a stretch of genomic DNA from Alicyclobacillus dauci. It encodes these proteins:
- a CDS encoding NAD(P)/FAD-dependent oxidoreductase, with amino-acid sequence MSQTYDVIIVGAGPAGLYAAYEFTKKAPTAKVLLVDKGVDAKHRHCPIMEGKIDKCPPANKIKTYASCWPACGVINGAGGAGSFSDGKFNITSEFGGFLTEYLPPSEVIQLIHDVDAINLSHGAPDTITDPTTNAVADIERRAIGAGLKLLRAQVRHIGTDMNLKLMNSIFAYLEEHIELRFRTFVEDLIIEEDRIRGIRVRGDEELYAKYVIVAPGRDGSTWLSDLFRKHNLRMTNNQVDIGVRVETSNVVMQEINEHLYEGKFIFHSPSTGLKVRTFCSNPSGHVVVENHTGVMAANGHAYKDPALGTNNTNFALLVSHKFTEPFDRPNEFAKSICRQANELSNGSIIVQKYGDILKGRRSTAGRIQEGFIEPTLKEAVPGDLGLVLPYKTMVALQEMIEALNQVTPGIASDHTLFYGVEAKFYASRADVGTDLQTKVSGLYCAGDGPGISRGISQAASSGVYAARNIIAQM
- a CDS encoding ATP-binding cassette domain-containing protein, which codes for MSSAQSSPLLSVQNIRKRFGAVQALQGVSLDVHPGEVVALVGDNGAGKSTTIKMIAGVEQPDEGQIYFENEPVSLSSPAVAERYGIQTVYQDLALCDNLDIVSNLFLGRELRRTLIPRLPKMLKKADMEERALPVLRDLAINLPALTTPVAGLSGGQRQMVAVARAVLWGSKLVMLDEPTAALGVAQTKAVLELIERLASRGVGVLVISHNMADVLQVADRIVVLRLGRTVANFVKSQTNREELVAAITGATEEVSTAQ
- a CDS encoding ROK family protein; translation: MAKTVDAATMRQINKRYVTEYIYTRAPISRIDISTMTGLNKATVSSLVDELISEQFVVETGYGTSNGGRKPVMLQFNAKAGYCIGVDVQITHMKTVLTDIMGNIVYKRIRPMDAAPDHLTQAVLEELLLDEIDRAAAQAPPSTHGIIGAGIALPGIVNFKAGCAFYLPNIEIHNWDVVGALSNVFSFPIFIDNDGNCGAWSEYRNRHVDNLVFVNVGIGIGTGIIVGGRLYRGANGIAGEYGHTTISAIGVPCACGNYGCWEQYASEQALLRYLSEGEEVPESLELSPNLVALAVEEATQRATYRRAFETVGQYLGIGIANIVNALNPDLVVVGGTMAQGAHLFESQIAAVLKHRAMSFNKQVPVAFADEDTIVVGAARMPVWNTILQSPLSET
- a CDS encoding MFS transporter; this encodes MNYARFSAYYFLFFFTVAVFAPYFSLFLSSRGLSSSQVGLVMAVMPFVGILLQPVWGMMNDRYRAHKGTIIVGLAVISATMFSIGTAHQLVWCLLAAIVIAFFQPVLIPLNDSITVQAAGIEGYGKVRLFGSLGYAVFIVIDSYIIHKYGISRFPLLYLLTSFVAVVPGLMLLPRQQRLIDGNGPVGNRYAGLDKLFRNRSFVLILLFTLFVMISQWINNNFFTLYYVNLHRPLTLLGTVYAISALSELPFFFISGRLITRFGPEKVFLFAAGVYTIRWCVLGFGPATWVIVIVQLFNGMSFGLAFAAGIAIARRVSDHTNHVTAQTVYSAVTTGIASIVGSLLAGDALQHFGPEAIYVTAAITSAIGFCCMIWYVMQSKVHGKDGQTAAVRES
- a CDS encoding sugar ABC transporter substrate-binding protein; amino-acid sequence: MKIKKMLTAGAAVAIAMTLATACGSASTSSASNDSGSNSSGGSSSSGGSGTIALLLPDTTSSARYESQDKPDFTAEVKKLDSSAQVDYQNAQGDATTQQQQAEAAITNGAKVLVVDPVDSAAAATIVTEADKAGVKVISYDRMISKAPVDYYVSFNNEDVGKLQGQYIADHTPKGGTVVMIDGAQTDNNALQFAKGAHEVLDPLFKNGTLKLGYETYTPNWDPQNGLREMEQALTKLNNKVDAVLSANDGLAGSIIQALSAQHLAGKVPVTGQDATDAGLHDIMQGTQSMTVYKAVPKEAQVAAQLAVDILKGQTPSSDVVNGTQDNGSGNPIPSVLLQPVVVTKDNIQDTVIKDGFTTMDKINNPK